Proteins encoded within one genomic window of Candidatus Neomarinimicrobiota bacterium:
- a CDS encoding ATP-binding cassette domain-containing protein, which produces MISFKNVSCTFEDGVGIEHVTFDIEPGEFVCIIGPTGAGKTTFLKLIYMDIFPEEGTVRVDKYRSDKIKKRNIPMLRRKVGMVFQDFELLKDRSVFENIAIPLHVQGVGMKVVKDEVENVLERLSISDRRDHLPTQLSGGEQQIVSLARALVKDPLVILADEPTGNLDPAASLKVVELLEEINRDGTAVLMATHNFSLVRDRGYRFMQIVDGEIQT; this is translated from the coding sequence TAGTTTCAAAAATGTATCCTGTACCTTTGAAGATGGCGTCGGCATTGAGCATGTAACTTTTGATATCGAGCCAGGTGAATTCGTCTGCATTATAGGACCCACAGGGGCGGGTAAAACCACTTTTCTGAAACTTATCTATATGGACATCTTCCCTGAGGAAGGGACAGTAAGAGTGGACAAATACAGATCTGACAAAATCAAGAAACGCAACATTCCCATGCTGAGGCGCAAGGTGGGGATGGTGTTCCAGGATTTCGAGTTGCTGAAAGATAGGAGTGTTTTTGAGAATATCGCCATTCCGCTCCACGTTCAGGGAGTCGGAATGAAGGTGGTGAAAGATGAGGTTGAGAATGTGTTGGAACGGCTCAGCATCTCGGATCGTCGGGATCATCTGCCGACCCAACTTTCAGGCGGAGAGCAGCAGATTGTTTCACTTGCCCGAGCCCTTGTGAAGGATCCGCTGGTGATCCTTGCTGATGAGCCGACGGGGAACCTCGATCCTGCCGCTTCTCTCAAGGTGGTTGAGCTGCTGGAAGAGATTAACAGGGACGGTACAGCGGTTCTTATGGCCACTCACAATTTCTCCCTAGTGAGAGACCGGGGTTACAGATTCATGCAGATTGTAGACGGCGAAATCCAGACATGA
- a CDS encoding nucleotide exchange factor GrpE, translating to MPKKKKIKKEKVEEEPKNGQVPEAEEEIAKKTEALEEAEPVDEEVQEESSIEDELKDLQDRHLRLRAEFDNYKKRKDREFIRLLQYEGKDVIISFLGIADDLQRMIASADGDKSKNAKSLVAGMNLILEKLHRRLSALKVEPFDSEGVKFDPELHDAMMTQTSDDHEDGVVIQEFEKGYKYKDRVIRHAKVIVNSKGSDKE from the coding sequence ATGCCTAAAAAAAAGAAAATCAAAAAAGAGAAAGTCGAAGAAGAACCAAAGAATGGTCAGGTTCCTGAAGCTGAAGAAGAGATAGCAAAAAAAACAGAGGCTCTGGAAGAAGCTGAACCGGTAGATGAAGAGGTTCAAGAAGAGTCCTCTATCGAAGATGAGCTGAAGGACCTCCAAGACCGCCATCTTCGCCTCCGTGCCGAGTTCGACAACTATAAAAAGCGAAAAGATAGAGAATTCATCCGTTTGTTGCAGTATGAGGGTAAGGATGTGATCATCTCTTTTCTCGGTATCGCTGATGATCTCCAGAGAATGATCGCTTCTGCGGATGGAGATAAGTCGAAAAATGCGAAATCGCTAGTGGCGGGGATGAATCTTATCCTCGAAAAACTTCACCGCCGGCTCAGCGCCCTGAAGGTTGAACCGTTTGATTCCGAAGGGGTCAAGTTTGATCCGGAACTTCACGATGCTATGATGACCCAGACTTCCGATGATCACGAAGATGGTGTTGTGATCCAGGAATTTGAAAAAGGGTATAAATACAAGGACAGGGTCATCCGTCATGCTAAGGTGATTGTCAATTCAAAGGGTAGCGATAAGGAGTAG
- the hrcA gene encoding heat-inducible transcription repressor HrcA, with translation MKADITQPSDRDKAILKMVIEDFVDTAHPVASKRLKEEYNLELSPATIRNTLHFLEEVGLLSHIHTSSGRIPTDFGYRFYVDELLESKVASESMRQIAMDELAAASFNVERLFQITANSLAQLNHLFGFAILLVDSRRKLTNLDLVKLSSGQVLLVLGFKSEKVRTVLLNLSLEIKDSLIEMVASILRERLIGLSVSDITKTIGNRLRGQSIFESEIIQVIIENAEDYFSVSSEDEIFSSTKDQLWQHPEFSEPDNMQSMINALDNSKTIRSSVDMSAESASLTIAIGSENSAQSMHSCSVVTKSMVLGENSACFGVIGPTRMNYAEVLTVLDLFASTIEKLNHA, from the coding sequence ATGAAAGCCGATATCACTCAGCCGTCTGACCGGGACAAGGCCATCCTCAAGATGGTCATTGAAGATTTTGTAGATACTGCTCACCCCGTGGCATCCAAACGGTTGAAAGAGGAATATAATTTAGAACTGAGTCCTGCCACTATCAGGAATACACTTCACTTCCTTGAGGAGGTTGGTCTTCTTAGTCACATCCACACTTCCTCAGGCAGAATTCCCACCGATTTTGGTTACCGCTTTTACGTAGATGAACTGCTGGAATCGAAAGTGGCATCTGAGTCCATGCGGCAGATCGCCATGGATGAACTGGCGGCAGCATCGTTCAATGTGGAGAGACTGTTTCAAATCACAGCCAATTCACTGGCGCAGCTGAATCACCTTTTCGGCTTTGCCATCCTTTTAGTTGACAGCCGGAGAAAACTGACAAATCTGGATCTTGTGAAACTCAGTTCAGGGCAGGTGTTGCTGGTGCTGGGTTTCAAGTCAGAGAAGGTGAGAACCGTTCTTTTAAATCTTTCCTTGGAGATCAAGGATTCTCTCATTGAGATGGTGGCTTCAATACTCAGAGAGCGGCTCATTGGTCTCTCCGTATCAGATATAACAAAAACTATCGGTAACCGTCTCAGGGGTCAGTCAATTTTTGAAAGTGAAATTATCCAGGTAATCATTGAAAATGCGGAAGATTATTTTTCAGTTTCGTCAGAAGATGAAATTTTTTCTTCAACAAAAGACCAGCTGTGGCAACATCCTGAATTCAGTGAGCCGGACAATATGCAGTCCATGATCAACGCGCTGGATAATTCAAAAACCATCAGGAGTTCAGTGGATATGTCCGCTGAAAGCGCAAGTCTCACCATCGCCATCGGTTCAGAGAATAGCGCTCAGTCCATGCATTCCTGCTCCGTGGTGACCAAGTCAATGGTACTTGGTGAGAATTCCGCCTGTTTTGGTGTCATCGGGCCTACGAGAATGAACTATGCTGAAGTCCTTACAGTTCTGGATCTTTTTGCTTCAACAATCGAAAAACTGAATCATGCCTAA
- the icd gene encoding isocitrate dehydrogenase (NADP(+)), whose protein sequence is MMSENGQKITFDNGQLNVPHEPIIPFIEGDGIGPDIWAASVRVFDVAVEKSYDGQRSISWKEIPAGEKANEETGEWLPQESVDTISDHLVAIKGPLTTPVGGGIRSLNVSLRQLLDLYACVRPVKWIPGVPSPVKSPEKLDIVIFRENTEDVYAGIEWKGGSAEAERIREFINSNFEKNIRENSGIGIKPISPFGTKRLVRKAVEYAVADGRGSVTLMHKGNIMKFTEGSFRDWGYELAAEEFGEGVISEEALWEKHDGQVPEGQLVMRDRIADSMFQQILLRPDEYEVIATPNLNGDYISDAAAAQVGGLGMAPGANMGDSIGLFEATHGTAPKYAGQDKVNPSSVILSGVMMLEHLGWQEAADCIVRAMEETILQKRVTYDLARQMEGATKVATSAYADTIISNI, encoded by the coding sequence ATTATGAGTGAGAACGGCCAGAAGATAACTTTCGACAACGGACAATTGAACGTTCCCCATGAGCCCATCATCCCTTTCATTGAAGGGGATGGAATTGGTCCAGACATCTGGGCGGCGTCGGTCCGTGTATTCGATGTGGCGGTAGAAAAGAGTTATGACGGCCAGCGAAGCATTTCCTGGAAGGAGATCCCGGCCGGGGAAAAGGCCAACGAAGAAACTGGGGAATGGCTGCCCCAAGAGAGTGTTGATACCATCTCTGATCATCTGGTGGCCATAAAAGGTCCTCTCACCACACCTGTGGGGGGCGGCATCAGGAGTCTTAACGTTTCTTTGCGCCAGCTTTTGGATCTGTACGCCTGTGTCCGTCCGGTGAAATGGATCCCTGGAGTACCGTCTCCCGTGAAGAGTCCGGAAAAGCTGGATATTGTCATCTTCCGGGAGAATACTGAAGATGTTTATGCCGGTATCGAATGGAAAGGGGGAAGTGCAGAAGCTGAGAGAATTCGGGAGTTCATCAACTCAAATTTTGAGAAAAACATTCGTGAAAATTCAGGCATAGGTATTAAACCTATCAGCCCCTTTGGAACAAAGCGACTGGTGCGGAAGGCCGTTGAGTACGCGGTGGCCGACGGCCGGGGATCTGTAACGCTCATGCACAAAGGGAATATCATGAAGTTTACCGAGGGCTCTTTCCGCGATTGGGGCTATGAGCTGGCTGCTGAAGAATTCGGTGAAGGTGTCATTTCTGAGGAGGCGCTGTGGGAAAAGCACGATGGCCAGGTACCGGAGGGCCAGCTGGTGATGAGAGACCGGATCGCTGACAGCATGTTTCAGCAGATCTTGCTCCGTCCCGATGAGTATGAGGTGATCGCTACACCGAACCTGAACGGGGACTACATCTCAGATGCCGCCGCTGCCCAGGTAGGTGGTTTGGGGATGGCACCAGGTGCTAACATGGGTGACAGTATTGGTCTGTTTGAGGCGACCCACGGGACAGCACCCAAATATGCAGGTCAGGACAAGGTGAACCCAAGTTCAGTTATCCTTTCCGGTGTGATGATGCTTGAGCACCTGGGGTGGCAGGAGGCTGCTGACTGCATTGTCCGGGCCATGGAAGAGACCATCCTGCAGAAGAGGGTCACCTACGACCTTGCCCGCCAGATGGAAGGCGCCACGAAAGTGGCCACATCCGCTTACGCGGACACCATTATCTCCAATATTTAG
- a CDS encoding helix-hairpin-helix domain-containing protein has product MAQEGRASHLAGKNIASIITIQKVNLNRALKSELIILPGIGPALADRILAYWDEFGTFKTIDDLKNVKGISAKFLGKI; this is encoded by the coding sequence ATTGCCCAGGAGGGGAGAGCATCTCACCTGGCCGGGAAAAATATCGCTTCGATAATCACCATCCAAAAAGTAAACTTGAATAGAGCTCTCAAGAGTGAACTTATAATTCTTCCCGGCATTGGTCCGGCACTGGCTGACCGGATCTTAGCATACTGGGACGAGTTTGGCACATTTAAAACCATAGACGATTTGAAGAATGTGAAAGGAATCAGTGCTAAATTCCTTGGAAAGATTTGA
- the dnaJ gene encoding molecular chaperone DnaJ: MKRDYYEVLGLEKGAGEAEIKKAYRKLAMKYHPDKNPGDKNAEEKFKEAAEAYSVLSDSQKRTQYDQFGHTATDGGPGGFGGGFGGFENFDLSDALRTFMEGFGSSSFDDFFGGGTGSRRRSRGSDLKVTLNLNLEEIAEGVTKTIKVNRMDSCDSCNGTGGEKGAMPIRCTTCNGSGQVRQISRSLFGQFVNVGACSNCGGSGEVISKPCRSCAGDGRRKKASQIKVNVPAGVAAGNYMTLRGEGNAGPRGSDRGDLVVFFDEKEHKFFTRHDTDIITEVEVSFSQAALGDKIEVPTLTGSAKLSIPAGIQSGQVLRMRNKGLGELRNGRKGDQLVKIQVSTPTKLNSSQKKLFKELASSNGRKVRTAVRKVRL, from the coding sequence GTGAAGCGTGATTACTACGAGGTACTGGGCTTAGAAAAGGGTGCTGGCGAAGCCGAAATCAAGAAAGCTTATCGCAAGCTTGCCATGAAGTATCACCCTGACAAAAATCCCGGTGATAAAAATGCTGAGGAAAAATTCAAAGAGGCAGCGGAAGCTTACTCGGTTCTAAGTGATTCTCAAAAGCGCACGCAGTACGACCAGTTTGGCCATACCGCCACTGACGGCGGTCCAGGCGGTTTTGGCGGCGGTTTTGGCGGATTTGAAAACTTTGACCTGTCTGACGCCCTCCGGACCTTCATGGAAGGTTTCGGTTCCAGCTCATTTGATGACTTTTTCGGCGGCGGTACGGGCTCAAGGCGCCGCAGCCGGGGCTCGGACCTTAAAGTTACCCTAAATCTTAACCTTGAAGAGATTGCAGAAGGTGTAACCAAAACTATCAAAGTAAACCGGATGGATTCGTGCGACTCTTGTAATGGTACAGGTGGTGAGAAAGGGGCCATGCCCATACGGTGTACCACTTGCAACGGCTCAGGGCAAGTGCGCCAAATCTCCCGTTCACTTTTTGGCCAGTTCGTCAATGTGGGGGCGTGCTCAAACTGCGGCGGCAGTGGTGAGGTTATATCCAAGCCTTGCCGCTCTTGTGCCGGTGACGGCCGGAGAAAGAAAGCATCACAGATCAAAGTAAATGTCCCCGCCGGTGTGGCAGCTGGCAATTATATGACACTCCGTGGCGAGGGGAATGCAGGGCCAAGGGGAAGTGACAGGGGCGATCTGGTGGTTTTCTTCGATGAAAAAGAACATAAATTCTTCACGCGTCACGATACTGACATCATCACAGAGGTAGAAGTCTCTTTCTCCCAGGCGGCCCTAGGTGACAAGATTGAGGTGCCAACATTGACCGGCTCCGCCAAATTGTCCATTCCAGCTGGTATCCAGTCCGGACAGGTATTGCGGATGCGGAATAAAGGCCTAGGTGAACTGCGTAATGGCAGGAAAGGTGATCAACTGGTGAAGATTCAGGTAAGCACACCTACAAAACTAAATTCCAGCCAGAAAAAACTGTTTAAGGAGCTTGCTTCAAGCAACGGGAGAAAAGTGAGAACCGCCGTGAGGAAGGTGCGACTCTAA
- the coaD gene encoding pantetheine-phosphate adenylyltransferase has product MSRSPKTAIYPGSFDPITLGHIDVIERAVKIFDRVVVTVASHRDKSPLFNLEERIDMIGVSTKQFNEVEVTSSEGLIVKFAEEQRAVSLIRGLRFVSDIEFEFQLAWMNRHLNAEVITVFLMTDARYTHLNSSLLREVTTLGGNVDDFVTPYVSQKLKEKLNL; this is encoded by the coding sequence ATGAGTAGATCTCCCAAAACAGCCATCTATCCTGGCTCCTTTGACCCCATTACACTGGGCCATATCGATGTCATCGAGCGCGCCGTCAAGATTTTTGACAGGGTAGTAGTGACAGTTGCATCCCATCGGGATAAAAGCCCCCTCTTCAATCTTGAAGAGCGGATTGATATGATCGGTGTGTCCACCAAACAATTCAACGAGGTGGAAGTAACCTCCTCTGAAGGACTCATCGTGAAGTTTGCTGAGGAGCAAAGAGCGGTATCCCTTATCCGCGGACTGCGCTTCGTCAGTGATATAGAGTTTGAGTTTCAGCTGGCGTGGATGAACCGCCACCTCAATGCTGAAGTGATCACTGTTTTCCTCATGACGGATGCGAGGTATACTCACCTCAACTCCTCTCTCCTCCGGGAAGTGACTACCCTGGGCGGTAATGTGGACGATTTTGTTACACCTTACGTCTCTCAGAAACTGAAAGAAAAGCTGAACCTGTAA
- the rsmD gene encoding 16S rRNA (guanine(966)-N(2))-methyltransferase RsmD has product MADLSILAGTYKGTRLKTPEAANTRPTSARVRKSLFDILGDLSGSSVLDLFAGTGALGLEAASRGAVSVTFVESERKAVESIKKNGLLFQGVKLDVIRQDVFRFLKKNDSLFDLILADPPYGKVNLDGLAELALQWLSPEGRLMIESSVRESWRPERARVKEYGDTQISIFSS; this is encoded by the coding sequence ATGGCTGATCTTTCCATCCTTGCCGGTACCTACAAAGGTACCCGGCTCAAAACACCAGAAGCGGCTAATACACGGCCCACATCCGCCAGGGTAAGGAAATCACTCTTTGACATTCTGGGTGACCTGTCGGGATCCTCTGTCCTGGATCTTTTTGCTGGTACCGGCGCCCTCGGTTTGGAAGCTGCTAGCCGGGGTGCAGTCTCAGTTACATTTGTTGAGAGCGAGAGGAAAGCCGTGGAATCCATAAAGAAGAATGGCCTGCTGTTCCAAGGCGTGAAGTTGGACGTCATCAGGCAGGATGTTTTCCGGTTTCTGAAAAAGAACGACAGTTTGTTTGACCTGATTTTGGCAGACCCGCCTTATGGCAAGGTGAACTTGGACGGGCTGGCGGAATTGGCACTTCAGTGGCTCAGCCCAGAGGGTCGTCTGATGATTGAATCTTCAGTGCGGGAGAGCTGGCGTCCCGAAAGGGCCCGGGTGAAGGAATACGGCGACACACAGATCTCAATCTTTTCTTCATGA
- a CDS encoding zinc ribbon domain-containing protein: MPTYEYRCTKCGHRFEMLQTMTDAPRKRCPQCRCKVERLIGAGAGLIFKGSGFYITDYVKKDGGKEESKKPAKANGKSESSSEKKGEKKSDKKSNTSTKSKEKD, from the coding sequence ATGCCAACGTACGAATACAGATGCACTAAATGTGGTCATCGCTTTGAGATGCTTCAGACCATGACTGATGCGCCGCGTAAAAGGTGTCCCCAGTGCCGATGCAAGGTGGAACGGCTTATAGGTGCCGGTGCGGGCCTCATCTTCAAGGGGTCTGGTTTCTACATAACCGATTACGTGAAAAAGGACGGCGGTAAAGAGGAATCGAAAAAACCTGCCAAAGCCAACGGCAAGTCTGAATCTTCCTCTGAGAAAAAGGGCGAAAAGAAAAGCGACAAAAAGAGTAATACCAGTACAAAATCAAAGGAAAAGGATTAA
- a CDS encoding ABC transporter permease, with protein MIDRFLYLVSEGIRSLWRTKSTVLATITAIGIASSFVVIIAVVVENVSGIIQIARGQYEFQVFFSEDVDNTQAAKLVDQIGGIEGIKSASLITKDEAADIFQREFGEDIFELLEENPLPPGSVLKLEEPKEGRIDVNPIIKQIEFVEGVDEVRYQGRLISLIERYYEGFFAGVTALAAAILFGTVILISNTIRLSIYARRDLIRILKLVGATNRFVRFPFMVEGILEGLLGSLVAAAVSYGFVEGSNYFLSLFTQYRLVWQFQIVALLMGVIIFFSFVGSVRAVRKFL; from the coding sequence ATGATTGATCGATTTCTATACCTTGTCTCGGAAGGCATCCGAAGTCTCTGGCGAACCAAATCAACGGTACTTGCCACCATCACCGCAATAGGTATTGCTTCCAGTTTTGTGGTGATTATCGCAGTGGTGGTCGAGAATGTTTCGGGCATTATTCAAATTGCCCGAGGGCAATACGAATTTCAGGTCTTCTTTTCAGAGGACGTTGACAACACCCAGGCGGCGAAACTAGTTGATCAGATAGGCGGCATTGAGGGTATCAAGTCCGCTTCACTGATTACCAAGGATGAGGCGGCTGATATTTTCCAGCGAGAGTTTGGAGAAGACATTTTTGAGCTTTTAGAGGAAAATCCACTGCCACCGGGATCTGTTCTTAAGCTGGAAGAGCCCAAAGAGGGAAGGATAGATGTCAATCCCATTATAAAGCAGATCGAATTTGTGGAAGGTGTGGATGAAGTGCGCTACCAGGGGCGCCTCATTTCACTCATCGAGAGATACTATGAAGGATTTTTCGCTGGGGTGACTGCCCTTGCCGCGGCAATCCTGTTTGGCACGGTCATACTTATATCAAATACCATTCGTCTGAGTATTTATGCCCGGCGGGACCTCATCAGGATTCTGAAACTGGTGGGTGCTACCAACAGGTTTGTCCGATTCCCCTTCATGGTTGAGGGTATTCTCGAGGGACTCCTGGGCTCTCTGGTGGCCGCGGCAGTTTCTTACGGTTTTGTTGAAGGGAGTAACTATTTTCTTTCACTCTTTACTCAGTACCGTCTGGTGTGGCAATTTCAGATCGTGGCTCTGCTTATGGGTGTCATCATCTTTTTCTCGTTTGTGGGGAGTGTGCGTGCGGTGAGGAAGTTCCTATAG